The nucleotide window CGCGCAGCCGTGGCGCGAGGGCCAATCGCTCCACGACCTGTGGGAGCCCCATCGACGGGCGAAGGAACCCGCGGCCCCTTCGCACGGGGACGCGCTTTCATGTGCGGCCGCACTGGCCAAGCTGCATCAGGGCGGATGGGCGCACGGCGACGTCCAGCCCAACCACTTCGTCCTCGGACCCACCGGAACCTTCCTCATCGATCTGGCTCTGGCACATGGCGGCGAGGTCCCCGAAAGCCACGACTTCCGATACCGGGGATGTCTGGTCCACTACGAAGCGCCGGAGATCTCGCGGAGCATCTTGGAGAGCGGCACCGCCGTGCCGACGAAGGAGGCTGACGTCTACGCACTGGGCGCTTCCCTGTTCCTCTCCGCCACCGGCTTCAGGCACGTCTCCTACCCGGACGACGCCAGCCGGGGAGACCAGCGGCAAGCCATCGTGGACAAGCCGCACCGGCCGGTCAACGTGCCGGGCCCGCTGGGCACACTCATGGAGCAGATGATGAGCCGCAATCCGGCCGACCGGCCGAGCAGTGCAGAGGTCTGCCGGGAACTGCGCGGGGCACCCTGAGCCCCTATACGCCGGCCATCCACGCTCCGCGAGCAGGGGGCACCGCCGCCCCTCCCGGAGCACACGGCGCCCCGCCCCTCAGGAAAAGTCCGCCACGTGGTCCCGGGCCCACTCGGCGTACGTCCGGCCCGGATGCCCGGTGACGCGTTCCACGGCGTCCGAGACGGGGAACGACGGCGCGTCGACCATCTTGCCGAACAGCCCGACCAGTTCCCGTGCGGCCTCCAGCGGCAGATGCGGCCCGGCCATCGCCTCGGCCGCCGCCTCCTCGGAGATCTGCTCGACCCGCGTCTCGCGCCCGGTCGCCCGGCCGATCTCGGCGACCTGCTGCGCCACGGTCAGCACCTCCGGGCCGGTGACGAGGTACGCCTGACCCTGATGCGTGCCGCTGCGGTCCAGCAGGGCGACCGCGGCGACGTCGGCGAGGTCGGCCTCGTGCACGGGCGTGCCCTGGGCGCCGGGGTGTGCCTCGCGCACCACGCCGGACGTACGGATCGACGGGGCCCAGGCGAGGGTGTTGGTGGAGTAGTTGCTGCCGCGGAGGAAGGTCCATTCCAGGCCGGAGTCGCGCACCGTGCGCTCCAGGGCGGCGTGCATGCGGGCGATGTGGTTCGAGTCGTCGGCGGGGGTGCCGGTCACCGCCATCGAGGAGTTGAGGACGATCCGGCGGACGCCGGCCGCGACGGCGGCGTCGACCAGCGCCGTCACGGCCCGGTCGCCGCCGGCCGCCAGGTTGAGGAACAGCGCGTCGGCGCCGGCCAGCAGCGGTGCGAGGTCCGGTGTGCCGGTGAGGTCGGCGCGGACCGCCTCGGCGCCGGCCGGCAGAGCGGCGCGCGCCGGATCGCGGGTCAGCGCGCGCACGGCGGCGCCGTCCGCGAGGAGCCGGCCGACAAGGCAGCGGCCGATGTTTCCGGTGGCCCCGGTGACCACGATCACGGGGGCGCGTTCAGGAGAGTTCATGGGATGAGGTCCGTCTTCCGGTTGTCGGGCCAAGGGGCAAGGGGCAAGGGGCAAGGGGCAAGGAAAGTCGAGGAGTTGGTCGGGACGGCGAGGCACGGGGTGAGGGGGCGGCGCGGGGCCGCCGGGCCGGGTGGGGCGGGGCGGCATGGATCAACGGCCCCGGGCGCGGTGGGGCCTCGTCCGGGTCACTCAGAGGTGTGACGGTAGTTCAGCGCGGCCCACAAGCAAGGCAATTTTTTGTCAAGACCGGCACGACAAGCCGGGCATACGCGACTTACGCCCGGGGCAACTTGCGTTCGAGGGACCCGCTCATGGTGGGATGTACGGATGCGCACCCCCACACGCATACCGTCGCCCACGCCCGCCGCGCCGCGTACCGATTCTCTTGCGGCGGGCAGCCCGGACGACCCCGCCGGCGAGACCAGAAAGCTCACCCCGGTCAGCCCGGTCAACCCGTACGCGGATCTGGCGGCCCTCGCCGACCCCGAGCCGGAGCCCGAGCCGGAATTCGACTCGTACGACGCCGACGGCACGCCCCGGCGGCGCAGCTATCTCAACGAGCGCGACGACAGCGACGACCCGCTGGGCCTGGGGCTGCGCTCGGACGACGAGACGGACGCGGCCTGGAAGCCGCCGAACCACCGCCGCAAGAGCCGCAAGAAGCGCGGCATCAGCCGCTTCGCGGCCATCCCGATCGCCCTGAAGCTGCTGGTCGCGGTGCTGGTCGGCACCTCGTTCCTGGCGCTCGGGGACCGGTTCGCGGTGCTGTACGCGCAGAACGCGGCCGCCAAGAAGCTGAAGGAGTCGCTGCATCTGAACGCGACCCCGGAAGTCGACATCCAGGGTTTCCCGTTCCTCACCCAGCTCGCGGACAAGCGCGTCGACCAGGTCAAGGTGACCATTCCCGACCTGGCCGCCGACCGGGTTTCGCTGGCCAAATTCGAGGCCACCGCGAAGGACGTACGTCTCGACGGCGATCTGCCCAGCTCCATCAAGGGCGCCACGATCGGCACGATGAACGGCAGTGTGCTGCTCGCCTTCGACGACATGAACCGCGAACTGGGCGCCTCGCAGGTCAAGTTCAGCGAGATGGGCCCCAACGCGGTCCGGGCGGTCGGCCAACTGCCCATCGCCGGGCATGACTTGCGGGTCCACGCCCAGGCGAACATCCACCGGTCCGGCGACCGCGGCATCTCCACCGAGATCAGCCGGATGCGCCTGGACATCGGCGACATCGCCGTCTACCGCCCCGGCACCGGCAAGGAGGAGGGGCTGCGGCTGACCCGCAAGACCGCGGCGCAGCTCAGCCGGGAGGCCGCCAAGGTCAAGGCGATGCTGAGCATCCCGGCGATCGCCGACCGGATCGGCATCCCCAAGACCTACATCCAGGACGCCCTGAGCAGCGAGGAGAAGCTGCACGAGCTGACCGGCTCGCCGCGCTTCGTCCAGCAGCTGATGAAGGTCAATCTCGTCGATGTGGTCGCGGACCACCCCTGGCTGCTGCAGAAGGTCGGCATCGACCCGAAGATCTTCGGCACGCTGTCCGGCCTGACCAAGCCGCAGATCGCCGACCAGCTGTCGCTGTCCTTCCAGCTCCCCAAGACGCCCGGGAACGTCCGGCTGCGGCACATCACCGTCGAACGGGACGGCATCCGCGCCGACCTCTCGGGGACGGAGCTGCCGTTCGGGGACGCGGCGAAGAAGCACGGCGGGAAGTAGCCGGGAAACGTCCGGAACGGGCCCCGCAGGAGCCCCCGGAGTCCGCCGCCGCTACCGCGGCGTGGGAGGCGGCTCCTGGGGCCGTTGCGGATCCGGCGCACCCGGCGGCGGGGTCGTGGCGCCCGGCAGCGTCAGCACCGCCTCGGTGCCGCCGAGGTCCGCGGACCGCAGCCGTACCGCGCCGCCCGCCTGCTCCGCCGTCCGCGCCACGATCGACAGGCCCAGTCCGCTGCCCGGCAGGCTGCGCGCGGACGGGGAGCGCCAGAACCGCTCGAAGACATGCGGCAGTTCGTCCTGCGGGATGCCCGGACCGTGATCGCGTACGGTCAGCTCGCCGCCGGTCAGCCGGACCTCGACGGTGGCTCCGGGCGGGCTGAACTTCACCGCGTTGTCGAGCAGATTGACCACCGCCCGCTCCAGCGCGGCCGGCTCCGCCCGGACGTACCAGGGGTGCAGGTCCGCCGCGAAGTGCAGCGACGGGCCGCGCAGCCGGGCCCGCTCCAGCGCCGCGCCGACGATCTCGTGCAGCGCGACGACCGCGATGGCGCTCTGCCCCGGCTCCGGGGGCCGCGACAGCTCCTGCAGATCGCCGATCAGCGCCGCCAGCTCCCCCATCTGGGCCTTCACCGAGGCCAGCAGCGCCTCCTTGTCGGCGGGCGGGATCGGCCGGCCGGACTGCTCGCTGCGCACCAGCAGATCGATGTTGGTGCGCAGGGAGGTCAGCGGCGTGCGCAGCTCGTGGCCCGCGTCCGCGATCAACTGCTGTTGCAGATCGCGGGAGGCGGCCAGCGCCGCGGTCATGGAGTTGAAGGAACGCGACAGCCGGGCGATCTCGTCCTCGCCGTCGGCCGGGATCCGGATGGCCAGGTCCTCGGTGCGGGCGACGTGCTCGACGGCGTCGGTCAGCCGGTCCACGGGTTTGAGACCGGAGCGGGCGATGACCAGCCCGGCGGTGCCCGCGCCGACGACGCCCAGCCCCGCGACGGCCGCCAGCAGCAGCGCGAGGCGGTTCAGCGCGCTGTCGACCTCGGTCAGCGGGCGCGAGATGGACACCGCGAACTGCACGCCCTGGACACCGATGTGCTTGGTCAGCACCCGCACGTCCGCCCCGCTCGTGGTGACGGCGTCGTGCAGGGTGTCCCGCTGCACGCCCAGCGCCACCCCGACGTCCGCGGTCTGCACCTTCACCGGCTGGGAGTTGGGCCCGATGCACCGCGAACCGTCGACCTGCACGATCTGGACGTTGTAGAACCCGGGCGGGGCGTTCTTGTTCTCGGTCGGGTCACTGGCCCGGCAGTTGGCGTAGGTCGCCTGCAGATACTCCGCGCCGATGTTGACGTTCTGCAGCGTGTTGTCCACCTCGTCGCGCAGCTGGGCGCGGGTGAGCAGCCAGCAGGCCAGCGCGGAGACCGCCACCGCCACCGCCACCGCGGCCGCGGTGAGCAGGGTCAGCCGCGAGCGCAGCGGCAGCCGTGCGAAGCGGGCGCCGAGCCTGCTGTACGCCGGGCCCGTGCCGCCCGTCGCGGGTGTCCTGGTGCCCTGGCTCATTCCGCACCGCCGTCCGCCCGCAGGACGTAGCCGACCCCCCGCACCGTGTGCACCAGCCGCGGCTCGCCGCCCGCTTCCGTCTTGCGGCGCAGATACATCACGTAGACGTCCAGGGAGTTGGAGGTGGGCTCGAAGTCGAAGCCCCAGACGGCCTTGAGGATCTGTTCCCGGGTGAGCACCTGCCGCGGATGGGCGAGGAACATCTCCAGCAGGGTGAACTCGGTACGGGTCAGCTCGACCGGCCGGCCGGCCCGGGTCACCTCGCGGGTCGCCAGGTCCATCCGCAGATCGGCGAAGGTCAGCGACTCGCCCTCCTCGGGGCCGCCCCCGCCGGCCGCGTACGAGCTGCGGCGCAGCAGGGCACGGATCCGGGCCAGCAGCTCGTCCAGCTCGAAGGGCTTGACGAGGTAGTCGTCGGCGCCGGCGTCCAGCCCGGTGACCCGGTCGCCGACCGTGTCGCGGGCGGTCAGCATCAGGATCGGCACCGTCACCCCGCTCGCCCGCAGCCGGCGGGCGGCGGTCAGCCCGTCCATCCGGGGCATCAGGACGTCCAGCACGATCAGTTCGGGGTCCCAGGCCGCGACCTTCTCGACCGCGTCCAGACCGTCGACCGCCTGCTCGGTCACATAGCCCTCGAAGACCAGGGAACGCTGCAGGGCCTCCCGGACCGCGGGCTCGTCGTCGACGATCAGGATGCGGGCGGGGTGGTCACCGTGCTCGGCGGGGCTCATGTGCGTGGCTACCTCGGGTCGATGGGGAACGGCCGGTCCTCAGCCTTGCACGACGGGGTGCCTCCCGCTGGGGCGACGCGAAGCGTCTCGTACCGGGGCAGGGCGGGACGGGGGACCTCCCAGGGGGAGGGCGGAGGGTCAGACGCCGCCGTTGCTGCCCCCGCTCCCGCCGCCGCGCAGTGAGTCGAGGTCGGCCTTGACGGTGTTGATCGGGATGGCGAAGCCGAGGCCGATGCTGCCCGCCGAACCGCCCGCCGAGCTGTTCGAACCCGAACTCGGCGCATACATCGCGGAGTTGATGCCGATGATCTGCCCCTGCATGTTGATCAGGGCGCCGCCGGAGTTGCCCGGGTTGAGCGAGGCGTCGGTCTGTATCGCCTTGTAGGAGGTCTTCGACGAGCCGGTGTCGCCGTTGAACTGCCGGCCGCCGAACTCGAACGGCCAGCCGCCGCCGTCGCCCCCGTTACCCTGCTGCCCCTGGCTCTCCTCCTTGGGGACGGTGACATCCCGGTTGAGCGCGGAGACGATGCCGCTGGTCACCGAGCCGGTCAGCCCCTCGGGCGAGCCGATCGCCACCACCCCGTCACCCACCGCGACCTTGTCGGAGTCGCCGAGCGAGGCCGCGGTCAGGTTCTTGGCGCCGTTGACCTTGACCATCGCCAGGTCCTTGTCGGGGTCGGTGCCGACGACCTTGGCCGTCTTCCGGCTGCCGTCGCTGAAGGTGACGCTCACCGAGTGCGCGCCGGACACCACGTGGTTGTTGGTGACGATCTCACCGTTGCTGGTGACGATCACCCCGGAGCCGGTGGACTCCCCGCCCGCGGTCCGGGCCTTGATCTCCACGATCGCCGGGCTGACCGCCTTGGCCACCCCGGAGACCCCGCTGCCGCTGGGCTTGTCGCCCGCATTGACCAGCGGGGTGGAGGAGGTGTTCTGCGTCGCCCGGTCGGTGGCGTCGGCGATCAGTGCCGCGCTGCCGCCGCCGATGAGACCGGAGATGAGGGCCACCGCCGCGATCAGCGCGACCGGGCGGCGGGGCCGGCGTCGTGAGGGGGGTTCGTACGGGGGCGGCGGTGGCACCGCCTGCCCCGTACCGCCCGGGACGCCGCCGTGGGCGTCCTGGCCGTGCGCGCTGCCGTACGCGAAGGCGTAATTGTCGGCGTGGGTGCCGTACGAGGACGGCCGGTCCTGGGGCGTCTCATCGCCGCTTCGGCGGTAGTTCTCGGTCATGTCGAAAACATTGCGCCCGGTCCATGAGAAGCGGCTGAGAGCGTCCTGAGAGACCCGACAGAAGTGGGTATGCCCGGTATAAAGGCGCCCGGGCCGGGCTCCGTCGGCTCAGCCGCCGCAGCCGCAGGAGTGCCGCACCACCAGCCGCGACGGGAACTGCCGCAGCCGCTCGCGGCGGGAGCCGACCACCCGCAGCCCGTCGTCCAGCACCAGATCGACCGCCGCCCGCGCCATCGCCTCACGGTCCGAGGCGACGGTGGTCAGCGGCGGATCGGTCAGCGCCGCCTCCTTCACGTCGTCGAAGCCCGCGACCGCCAGCTCACCGGGCACCTCGATGCGCAGCTCGCGGGCGGCCCGCAGCACCCCGATCGCCTGGTCGTCGGTGGCGCACATGATGGCCGGCGGCCGCTGTGGCCCGGCCAGCAGCTTCAGCGCGACCTGGTAGGCGTCGTAGCGGTTGTACGGGGCCTGGAAGTAGCGCCCCTCCGTGGACTTCTGGGACTCCTGCATGGCCCGCCGCCAGCCCTCGACATGGTCGGTGACCGGGTCGCCGGACTTCGGGGTCTCCTCCGTGCCGCCGAGGAAGGCGACGTAGGGGTGGCCGTGCTCCAGCAGATGCCGGGTCGCCAGCTGCGCGCCCCAGATGTCGTCCGTCATCACCGCGACGTCGTCGATGGCGTCCGGCCGGCGGTGCAGCAGCACCACCCGGGCGTCCCAGGCGTCGATCTCGGCGGCCGCGTGCTCACTGGGGCCCTGGCTGATGAGGATCAGCCCGGACACCCGCATCCCGAGGAAGGCGCGCAGATAGTGCACCTCGCGCTCGTCGAGGTAGTTGGCGTTGCCGACCAGGACCATCTTTCCGCGCTCGGCGGCGGCCTGTTCGACGGCGTGCGCCATCTCCGCGAAGAACGGCTGCCGGGTGTCCGGCACGATCAGACCTATGAGGTCGGTACGGCGGGACGCCATCGCCTGCGCCACCCGGTCCGGCCGGTAGCCGAGCTCCTTGATGGCGGCGAGTACCCGCTCGCGCGTGGCCGGGGCGACCGGCCGTGGTCCGTTGTTGATGACGTAACTGACAACGGCGGTGGACGTACCCGCCAGTCTTGCCACATCATCCCGCGTCACCTTGGCCACGCGCGGCAGTCTACGCGGGTGGTGCTACCGGCGGGCAGGCTGCGCCCCGGGGGATTCCGCGCCGGCGCCGAGCGCCTTCCCGGAGCCGTCACCACCCGGTGCGCCGCGGTCGCCCCGCTGCGCCGTGCCCGGGGTCCCCGGGGGTTCAGCCGCCTTCGCGGCCTCGCCCTTGCCCTTGCTCTCGCCCGAGCGCTCCGGCTTCTCCGGCACCACGAAGCGGTAGCCGACGTTGCGGACCGTGCCGATCAGCGACTCGTGCTCGGGACCGAGCTTGGCGCGCAGCCGCCGGACGTGGACGTCGACCGTCCGCGTGCCGCCGAAGTAGTCGTAGCCCCACACCTCCTGGAGGAGCTGGGCGCGGGTGAAGACCCGGCCGGGGTGCTGGGCCAGATACTTCAGCAGCTCGAACTCCTTGAAGGTCAGGTCCAGGACCCGGCCCTTGAGCTTCGCGCTGTACGTCGCCTCGTCCACCGAGAGATCGCCGCTGCGGATCTCCATCGGGCCGTCGTCGGTGGTGATCTGCTGGCGGCCCATGGCCAGCCGCAGCCGGGCCTCGACCTCGGCGGGGCCCGCCGTGTCCAGCAGGACGTCGTCCACGCCCCAGTCGGCGGTGACGGCCGCCAGCCCGCCCTCGGTGACGACCAGCACCAGCGGACAGCCGGGCCCGGTGGACCGCAGCAGCTGGCACAGGGACCGTACGTGGGGCAGGTCGCGGCGGCCGTCGATCAGTATGACGTCGGCCCCGGGGGTGTCGATGAGTGCTGGTCCCTCGGCAGGGGCCACCCGCACGCTGTGCAGCAACAGGCCGAGCGCCGGGAGCACCTCCGTCGACGGCTGGAGTGC belongs to Streptomyces sp. NBC_01454 and includes:
- a CDS encoding protein kinase domain-containing protein; the protein is MQRVVTPLSKRLVINRRGSTVWDVRAPDGRFAVKLGYPSRTHAWTAWAPAREAAILRQLIPEEVWSGEWEEGTWSAQPWREGQSLHDLWEPHRRAKEPAAPSHGDALSCAAALAKLHQGGWAHGDVQPNHFVLGPTGTFLIDLALAHGGEVPESHDFRYRGCLVHYEAPEISRSILESGTAVPTKEADVYALGASLFLSATGFRHVSYPDDASRGDQRQAIVDKPHRPVNVPGPLGTLMEQMMSRNPADRPSSAEVCRELRGAP
- a CDS encoding SDR family oxidoreductase, with translation MNSPERAPVIVVTGATGNIGRCLVGRLLADGAAVRALTRDPARAALPAGAEAVRADLTGTPDLAPLLAGADALFLNLAAGGDRAVTALVDAAVAAGVRRIVLNSSMAVTGTPADDSNHIARMHAALERTVRDSGLEWTFLRGSNYSTNTLAWAPSIRTSGVVREAHPGAQGTPVHEADLADVAAVALLDRSGTHQGQAYLVTGPEVLTVAQQVAEIGRATGRETRVEQISEEAAAEAMAGPHLPLEAARELVGLFGKMVDAPSFPVSDAVERVTGHPGRTYAEWARDHVADFS
- a CDS encoding response regulator transcription factor, which produces MSSLLLLTNALQPSTEVLPALGLLLHSVRVAPAEGPALIDTPGADVILIDGRRDLPHVRSLCQLLRSTGPGCPLVLVVTEGGLAAVTADWGVDDVLLDTAGPAEVEARLRLAMGRQQITTDDGPMEIRSGDLSVDEATYSAKLKGRVLDLTFKEFELLKYLAQHPGRVFTRAQLLQEVWGYDYFGGTRTVDVHVRRLRAKLGPEHESLIGTVRNVGYRFVVPEKPERSGESKGKGEAAKAAEPPGTPGTAQRGDRGAPGGDGSGKALGAGAESPGAQPARR
- a CDS encoding sensor histidine kinase, coding for MSQGTRTPATGGTGPAYSRLGARFARLPLRSRLTLLTAAAVAVAVAVSALACWLLTRAQLRDEVDNTLQNVNIGAEYLQATYANCRASDPTENKNAPPGFYNVQIVQVDGSRCIGPNSQPVKVQTADVGVALGVQRDTLHDAVTTSGADVRVLTKHIGVQGVQFAVSISRPLTEVDSALNRLALLLAAVAGLGVVGAGTAGLVIARSGLKPVDRLTDAVEHVARTEDLAIRIPADGEDEIARLSRSFNSMTAALAASRDLQQQLIADAGHELRTPLTSLRTNIDLLVRSEQSGRPIPPADKEALLASVKAQMGELAALIGDLQELSRPPEPGQSAIAVVALHEIVGAALERARLRGPSLHFAADLHPWYVRAEPAALERAVVNLLDNAVKFSPPGATVEVRLTGGELTVRDHGPGIPQDELPHVFERFWRSPSARSLPGSGLGLSIVARTAEQAGGAVRLRSADLGGTEAVLTLPGATTPPPGAPDPQRPQEPPPTPR
- a CDS encoding response regulator transcription factor codes for the protein MSPAEHGDHPARILIVDDEPAVREALQRSLVFEGYVTEQAVDGLDAVEKVAAWDPELIVLDVLMPRMDGLTAARRLRASGVTVPILMLTARDTVGDRVTGLDAGADDYLVKPFELDELLARIRALLRRSSYAAGGGGPEEGESLTFADLRMDLATREVTRAGRPVELTRTEFTLLEMFLAHPRQVLTREQILKAVWGFDFEPTSNSLDVYVMYLRRKTEAGGEPRLVHTVRGVGYVLRADGGAE
- a CDS encoding S1C family serine protease, with product MTENYRRSGDETPQDRPSSYGTHADNYAFAYGSAHGQDAHGGVPGGTGQAVPPPPPYEPPSRRRPRRPVALIAAVALISGLIGGGSAALIADATDRATQNTSSTPLVNAGDKPSGSGVSGVAKAVSPAIVEIKARTAGGESTGSGVIVTSNGEIVTNNHVVSGAHSVSVTFSDGSRKTAKVVGTDPDKDLAMVKVNGAKNLTAASLGDSDKVAVGDGVVAIGSPEGLTGSVTSGIVSALNRDVTVPKEESQGQQGNGGDGGGWPFEFGGRQFNGDTGSSKTSYKAIQTDASLNPGNSGGALINMQGQIIGINSAMYAPSSGSNSSAGGSAGSIGLGFAIPINTVKADLDSLRGGGSGGSNGGV
- a CDS encoding LacI family DNA-binding transcriptional regulator, which produces MAKVTRDDVARLAGTSTAVVSYVINNGPRPVAPATRERVLAAIKELGYRPDRVAQAMASRRTDLIGLIVPDTRQPFFAEMAHAVEQAAAERGKMVLVGNANYLDEREVHYLRAFLGMRVSGLILISQGPSEHAAAEIDAWDARVVLLHRRPDAIDDVAVMTDDIWGAQLATRHLLEHGHPYVAFLGGTEETPKSGDPVTDHVEGWRRAMQESQKSTEGRYFQAPYNRYDAYQVALKLLAGPQRPPAIMCATDDQAIGVLRAARELRIEVPGELAVAGFDDVKEAALTDPPLTTVASDREAMARAAVDLVLDDGLRVVGSRRERLRQFPSRLVVRHSCGCGG
- a CDS encoding LmeA family phospholipid-binding protein encodes the protein MRTPTRIPSPTPAAPRTDSLAAGSPDDPAGETRKLTPVSPVNPYADLAALADPEPEPEPEFDSYDADGTPRRRSYLNERDDSDDPLGLGLRSDDETDAAWKPPNHRRKSRKKRGISRFAAIPIALKLLVAVLVGTSFLALGDRFAVLYAQNAAAKKLKESLHLNATPEVDIQGFPFLTQLADKRVDQVKVTIPDLAADRVSLAKFEATAKDVRLDGDLPSSIKGATIGTMNGSVLLAFDDMNRELGASQVKFSEMGPNAVRAVGQLPIAGHDLRVHAQANIHRSGDRGISTEISRMRLDIGDIAVYRPGTGKEEGLRLTRKTAAQLSREAAKVKAMLSIPAIADRIGIPKTYIQDALSSEEKLHELTGSPRFVQQLMKVNLVDVVADHPWLLQKVGIDPKIFGTLSGLTKPQIADQLSLSFQLPKTPGNVRLRHITVERDGIRADLSGTELPFGDAAKKHGGK